A genomic region of Thermodesulfitimonas autotrophica contains the following coding sequences:
- a CDS encoding NAD(+)/NADH kinase, translating into MGIKVVGLILNPALGEKIAPVAREIVRFLAGHGVKVLVLREHARLVGMEGVDRERMREAAEALFSLGGDGTLLSCVPVAAPAGIPVLGINLGRLGFLTELGPEELFSGLEQVLAGRYCTEERLLLWGGIRRAGATVREVVALNDCVVGRGALSRPCRLEVRVDGHCAMKYNGDGIIIATPTGSTAYSFSAGGPVVAPGVDAIILTPICAHSYMVRPMVVGGGAVVEVFLETSVAGFGLSVDGHENLPLLAGDWLTVRRYPRPLRLIRTGERSFYSVLRRKLLLHGIEECRQ; encoded by the coding sequence GTGGGTATTAAAGTTGTGGGGTTGATTCTTAACCCGGCGCTAGGAGAAAAAATTGCGCCGGTGGCCCGGGAGATCGTGCGTTTTCTTGCCGGACACGGGGTAAAGGTGCTCGTTTTGCGGGAACACGCCCGCCTGGTGGGGATGGAAGGGGTTGACCGGGAAAGGATGCGGGAAGCGGCGGAGGCGCTTTTCTCCCTTGGTGGGGACGGGACCCTCCTTTCCTGCGTTCCGGTTGCCGCTCCGGCCGGCATCCCGGTGTTAGGGATAAACCTCGGACGCTTGGGTTTTCTTACCGAGCTCGGGCCGGAGGAGCTCTTTTCCGGACTGGAGCAGGTTCTGGCGGGGCGCTACTGCACGGAGGAACGGCTGCTTCTTTGGGGCGGCATCCGGCGTGCGGGGGCTACGGTGCGGGAGGTCGTCGCGCTCAATGATTGCGTCGTGGGGCGGGGGGCGCTCAGCCGGCCCTGCCGCCTGGAGGTGCGGGTGGACGGACACTGCGCGATGAAGTACAACGGCGACGGGATCATCATCGCCACTCCTACCGGTTCGACTGCCTACTCTTTTTCTGCCGGCGGTCCGGTGGTCGCACCCGGGGTAGACGCGATCATCCTCACTCCTATCTGCGCTCATTCGTACATGGTGCGGCCGATGGTGGTGGGCGGCGGCGCGGTGGTAGAGGTTTTTCTCGAGACGAGCGTCGCCGGCTTTGGCCTCTCGGTTGACGGGCACGAAAACCTGCCGCTGCTGGCCGGAGACTGGCTGACCGTGAGGCGCTATCCGCGGCCTCTGCGGCTGATCAGGACCGGAGAGCGGAGCTTTTATTCCGTTTTGCGCCGGAAACTGCTGCTGCACGGCATAGAAGAGTGCCGTCAGTGA
- a CDS encoding glycosyltransferase family 2 protein: protein MKRVSVVIPAYNEAARIAATVRAVRELPEVAEVIVVDDASTDETAALAEKAGAKVLRLPANRGKGAALNHGVAGASGDVVVLLDADLGESAREARALILPILRGEADMTVARFPSTGKKAGFGLVKGLARAGIRYFTGLEVTAPLSGQRALSREVLQCVLPFARGYGVEVALTIRAARKGFRIREIPVVMRHRETGRDLGGFIHRGRQFRDVLLTLSRLLFELRRPGRESG from the coding sequence ATGAAGCGGGTTTCGGTGGTTATTCCGGCTTACAACGAGGCGGCGCGGATTGCGGCTACGGTCCGCGCGGTGCGCGAGCTTCCCGAGGTGGCTGAAGTCATCGTGGTTGACGATGCTTCGACCGACGAAACGGCAGCGCTGGCGGAAAAGGCGGGTGCGAAGGTGTTGCGCCTGCCTGCTAACCGGGGGAAGGGCGCCGCTCTAAACCACGGCGTGGCCGGGGCGAGCGGCGACGTGGTGGTGCTGCTTGACGCCGACCTTGGCGAGTCGGCCCGGGAAGCGCGGGCGCTTATCCTCCCGATTTTGCGGGGTGAAGCGGATATGACGGTGGCCCGTTTCCCCTCTACCGGGAAGAAGGCGGGCTTCGGGCTGGTGAAGGGGCTCGCGCGAGCGGGCATCCGTTATTTCACCGGGTTGGAGGTCACCGCGCCCCTTTCCGGGCAGCGGGCCCTGTCGCGGGAGGTGCTGCAGTGTGTGCTGCCGTTTGCCCGGGGCTACGGCGTTGAGGTGGCCCTTACCATCAGAGCGGCCCGGAAAGGGTTCCGGATCAGGGAAATCCCGGTTGTTATGCGCCACCGGGAGACGGGCCGGGATCTCGGCGGTTTTATCCACCGGGGCCGCCAATTCCGCGACGTGCTTTTGACGCTAAGCCGCCTTCTCTTTGAATTGCGGCGGCCGGGCAGGGAGAGCGGCTGA
- the dxs gene encoding 1-deoxy-D-xylulose-5-phosphate synthase: MSVLEQVNAPEDLRRLKIEELSQLAAELRELIIETVAQTGGHLAPNLGVVELTIALHRVFQAPRDKIVWDVGHQCYAHKILTGRRERFGTLRQFGGISGFPCRDESVYDAFGAGHASTSISAALGLAKARDFNQEDYAVVAVIGDGALTGGMALEALNHAGHIKANFIVVLNDNEMSISKNVGALAGYLTRLRTDPMYHRSREEFEALIQKIPAIGPRMLRVLERLKDSVKYLVVPGMFFEELGYTYLGPVDGHSIPALLRTLEKAKGLKGPVLVHVVTRKGKGYPPAEKDPDTFHGVGPFNPLTGEVYGAGKITYTEVFGQTLVRLAEEDPRIVAITAAMTTGTGLKTFARRFPQRFFDVGIAEQHAVTLAAGLAAGGWRPVVAIYSTFLQRAYDQIVHDVCLQRLPVVFALDRAGIVGEDGATHQGLFDIAYLRSIPNMALMAPMDENELQHMLKTALLYGGPCAIRYPRGRGTGCALEKELRPLPFGQALVLRDGRDVSLFALGNTVAAALEAAERLATQGIEAAVVNARFVKPLDASLLLRFARRTRRVVTVEEGILAGGFGSAVAELLMDNGLGNVELVRLGINDTFVPHGAPALLRERYGLTAENIVAAVTQSRRRLRVAARKK; this comes from the coding sequence TTGAGCGTTCTCGAGCAGGTTAACGCGCCGGAGGATCTGCGCCGGCTTAAAATAGAAGAGCTGAGTCAGCTGGCGGCCGAGCTCCGGGAGTTGATCATCGAAACGGTGGCTCAGACGGGCGGACACTTAGCGCCGAATCTCGGGGTGGTAGAGCTTACTATCGCGCTGCACCGGGTCTTCCAGGCGCCCCGGGATAAGATCGTTTGGGATGTTGGGCACCAGTGTTACGCCCACAAGATCCTCACGGGCCGGCGGGAGCGCTTTGGCACGCTACGGCAGTTCGGCGGGATAAGCGGCTTCCCCTGCCGGGACGAGAGCGTTTATGACGCCTTTGGCGCCGGCCACGCCAGCACCTCCATTTCGGCGGCACTGGGCTTAGCGAAAGCCAGGGACTTTAACCAGGAGGATTACGCGGTGGTGGCGGTAATTGGTGACGGGGCGCTAACAGGGGGTATGGCGCTGGAAGCGCTCAACCACGCGGGCCACATCAAGGCCAACTTCATCGTGGTCCTCAACGATAACGAGATGTCGATTTCGAAAAACGTTGGAGCCCTGGCCGGCTACCTCACCCGCCTCCGGACGGACCCTATGTACCACCGGTCCCGGGAGGAGTTTGAAGCCTTAATTCAAAAAATACCAGCAATCGGGCCGCGGATGCTCCGCGTGCTGGAACGCCTGAAGGACAGCGTGAAGTATCTGGTGGTTCCAGGGATGTTTTTTGAAGAGCTCGGTTATACCTACTTAGGACCTGTTGACGGCCACAGTATCCCGGCGCTGCTGCGGACCCTGGAAAAGGCAAAGGGCCTCAAGGGGCCGGTGCTGGTCCACGTCGTCACGCGAAAGGGGAAGGGCTACCCGCCGGCGGAGAAGGACCCGGACACCTTTCACGGCGTTGGCCCCTTCAACCCGCTGACGGGTGAGGTCTATGGGGCGGGAAAGATAACCTATACGGAGGTCTTCGGCCAGACACTCGTCCGCCTCGCGGAAGAAGACCCCCGTATTGTCGCTATTACCGCGGCAATGACCACCGGCACAGGACTCAAGACCTTCGCGCGGCGCTTTCCCCAGCGTTTCTTCGACGTCGGGATCGCGGAACAGCACGCCGTGACGTTGGCGGCCGGGCTCGCGGCCGGCGGCTGGCGGCCGGTGGTGGCCATCTATTCGACCTTTTTGCAGCGGGCCTACGACCAGATCGTGCACGACGTCTGCTTGCAGCGTTTGCCGGTCGTTTTTGCCCTTGACCGTGCCGGCATCGTGGGCGAGGACGGCGCGACGCACCAGGGGCTATTCGATATCGCCTACCTGCGCTCGATCCCCAATATGGCGCTGATGGCGCCGATGGACGAGAACGAACTGCAACACATGTTAAAGACGGCCTTGCTTTACGGCGGTCCCTGCGCGATCCGGTACCCGCGGGGCAGGGGAACGGGGTGCGCTTTAGAAAAGGAGCTGCGCCCGCTTCCCTTCGGCCAGGCGCTGGTCCTCCGGGACGGCAGAGACGTGAGCCTCTTCGCGCTCGGCAACACGGTCGCCGCGGCCCTTGAGGCGGCGGAGCGGCTGGCCACGCAGGGGATCGAGGCGGCGGTGGTCAACGCCCGTTTTGTAAAGCCTCTCGACGCTTCCCTCCTCCTGCGCTTTGCCCGGCGGACGCGACGGGTGGTGACAGTGGAGGAAGGCATCCTGGCGGGCGGTTTCGGTAGCGCGGTAGCTGAGCTCCTGATGGATAACGGGCTCGGCAATGTGGAGCTCGTGCGGTTAGGGATCAACGATACCTTTGTCCCGCACGGCGCCCCGGCCCTCCTCCGGGAAAGGTACGGGCTTACGGCTGAGAACATCGTTGCCGCGGTTACCCAGTCACGGCGGCGGTTGCGGGTTGCCGCCAGGAAGAAGTGA
- the spoIVB gene encoding SpoIVB peptidase, which yields MPRKLRLFAVFSFFLLFFTLNYLAAAFWPVKQSLALGEWLSFNNLFPPAIQKHLVLVTADNGRGGGGQPIGRGLRFTAPGTFQARVALHGLIPLKTLVFEVRPVPRVYPGGQAVGLLLHAKGVIVIGYADVIATDGSRVSPAARAGLMVGDLILSIDGRPATSDQVVKEAICRAGREGRPVVLQVNRRGRLLRFEVQPRLCRRAGCYRIGLLIRDATAGVGTLTFYHPETRLYGALGHVVMDATTAHPVELAKGSLVEAFIQGVRPGEKGKPGEKIGVINENSSLSGTIEANTEYGIFGHLNRLPEHPLFRAPIPVALAHQVHPGRAQMLTVLTGNRLESFDVEIQRVNPFYERGRKDLIVRVTDPRLLHFTGGIIQGMSGSPLIQDGRLVGAVTHVFISTPEKGYGIFAERMVRACGLLAFPEVKPTFFDELRPSLLKAVVKYYIKQE from the coding sequence TTGCCACGAAAACTGCGCCTTTTCGCGGTCTTTTCTTTTTTTCTCCTTTTTTTTACCCTGAACTATCTTGCCGCGGCCTTCTGGCCGGTCAAACAGAGCCTGGCCCTCGGTGAATGGCTGAGTTTCAACAACCTTTTCCCCCCGGCGATCCAGAAACACCTGGTCCTGGTAACGGCGGATAACGGACGCGGGGGTGGAGGCCAGCCGATAGGTAGAGGACTCCGGTTCACCGCACCCGGCACCTTTCAAGCGCGGGTTGCCCTGCACGGTCTCATCCCCCTTAAAACCCTGGTCTTTGAGGTCCGTCCGGTACCGCGGGTTTATCCGGGCGGCCAGGCGGTTGGGTTGCTCCTGCATGCCAAAGGGGTAATCGTGATCGGCTACGCGGATGTTATCGCTACGGACGGTTCCCGGGTGAGTCCGGCCGCGCGAGCGGGATTAATGGTCGGGGACTTGATCCTGAGTATTGACGGTCGCCCGGCGACGAGCGATCAGGTGGTGAAGGAAGCGATTTGCCGCGCCGGACGGGAGGGGCGTCCGGTTGTGCTGCAGGTGAACCGGCGCGGGCGGCTGCTCCGCTTTGAGGTCCAACCGCGCCTGTGCCGGCGCGCGGGCTGCTACCGGATCGGTCTTCTGATTAGAGACGCCACCGCGGGCGTCGGCACGCTCACCTTCTACCACCCGGAGACGAGGCTTTACGGCGCCCTCGGTCATGTCGTTATGGATGCGACCACCGCTCATCCCGTGGAGCTGGCCAAGGGCTCCTTAGTGGAGGCCTTCATCCAGGGCGTACGCCCGGGAGAGAAGGGCAAACCGGGCGAGAAAATCGGGGTCATAAACGAAAACTCTTCTCTTTCGGGCACGATTGAGGCTAATACCGAGTACGGCATTTTCGGCCATTTAAACCGCCTGCCGGAGCATCCCCTTTTTAGGGCCCCTATTCCCGTAGCCCTCGCCCACCAGGTACACCCCGGAAGGGCGCAGATGCTCACCGTGCTTACGGGAAACAGACTCGAAAGCTTTGACGTTGAGATTCAGCGGGTAAACCCCTTTTACGAGAGGGGGAGAAAGGATCTTATCGTGCGGGTTACCGATCCCCGGTTGCTGCACTTTACAGGGGGGATCATTCAGGGGATGAGCGGGAGCCCCCTCATTCAGGACGGGCGCCTGGTCGGCGCGGTGACGCACGTTTTTATCAGCACGCCGGAAAAGGGCTACGGCATCTTCGCGGAGCGGATGGTGCGGGCGTGCGGTCTGCTCGCCTTCCCGGAGGTGAAGCCGACATTTTTCGATGAACTCAGACCTTCCCTGCTGAAGGCTGTTGTAAAATATTATATAAAGCAGGAATGA
- the argR gene encoding arginine repressor, producing MKRVRQQKILQLIKEHPITSQRDLVRALAAAGFKVTQATVSRDIRELGLVKVAADGRLRYVAPRTRGKGDLDEARFRRLIRDAVVDVETSENLVVVKTFPGAAQGVASAIDQVEWPGVVGTVAGDDTFLIVVKPRGRAAEVRNRLRALLAGEKRE from the coding sequence ATGAAACGCGTACGCCAGCAGAAAATCCTTCAGCTGATCAAGGAGCATCCTATTACCAGCCAGCGGGATCTGGTACGGGCTCTCGCCGCGGCCGGTTTTAAGGTCACCCAGGCTACGGTTTCGCGGGATATCAGGGAACTGGGACTGGTGAAGGTCGCCGCAGACGGCAGGCTACGCTACGTTGCCCCGCGGACCCGGGGGAAAGGCGACCTTGACGAGGCGCGCTTCCGCCGGCTAATACGGGACGCGGTGGTCGACGTCGAGACGAGCGAGAATTTAGTGGTCGTCAAGACTTTTCCGGGGGCGGCGCAGGGTGTGGCGTCGGCAATCGATCAGGTGGAGTGGCCTGGTGTTGTCGGAACGGTAGCCGGGGACGATACCTTTTTGATTGTCGTCAAACCCCGGGGCCGGGCCGCCGAGGTGCGGAACCGGCTGCGGGCTCTGCTGGCGGGAGAGAAGCGGGAGTAA
- a CDS encoding copper transporter has translation MIIDIRYHIITLVAVFLMLGLGILIGTTMVGNEALTKQQEQLADRLEKQLNVLRLENVKVQERCERVEAENAALTAFAREVVPFAIAGRLQNVRVAVFEVGGPASPELLNDLKTAGAVVGPVVTLVSGFDVAGAAPKISADLGWAEKDPTAVSDRLANELGRAVATGQNPNLVRYLAEQRLIRVTGDFALPVQAGVVIGDFGDERGARAGRFDLALLDGLVKEGVTVVAVGTGEEAGKGIEEYQKRKISTVADGETPWGRVGLILALSGYPGHYGGGAGEKHFLPPYPAGGAR, from the coding sequence TTGATTATCGACATCCGCTACCACATCATCACCCTGGTTGCGGTTTTCTTAATGCTGGGACTCGGGATCCTCATCGGTACTACCATGGTGGGAAACGAGGCGCTCACGAAACAACAGGAACAGCTGGCTGACCGTTTAGAGAAGCAGCTCAACGTTCTCCGGTTGGAAAATGTAAAGGTTCAGGAGCGATGCGAGCGGGTGGAGGCGGAGAACGCCGCGCTGACGGCTTTTGCGCGGGAGGTTGTTCCTTTCGCGATTGCCGGGCGGCTCCAGAATGTCCGGGTAGCCGTTTTTGAGGTCGGCGGCCCGGCATCGCCAGAGCTCTTAAACGATTTAAAAACGGCCGGCGCTGTGGTGGGACCGGTGGTAACCCTGGTTAGCGGTTTCGACGTTGCCGGTGCGGCTCCTAAGATCAGCGCAGATCTGGGCTGGGCGGAGAAGGATCCTACGGCGGTGAGCGACCGCCTTGCCAATGAGCTAGGCCGGGCGGTGGCTACCGGCCAGAACCCGAATTTGGTGCGCTACCTTGCCGAGCAACGGCTTATCCGGGTTACCGGCGACTTTGCGCTGCCGGTCCAGGCCGGTGTCGTTATCGGCGATTTTGGGGACGAGCGAGGCGCCCGCGCCGGGCGGTTTGATCTCGCATTGCTCGACGGTCTGGTAAAGGAAGGCGTAACGGTGGTTGCCGTCGGCACCGGGGAAGAAGCCGGAAAAGGTATTGAAGAGTACCAGAAGCGGAAAATAAGTACCGTAGCGGATGGCGAGACGCCTTGGGGGCGGGTGGGGTTGATCCTGGCGCTTTCGGGTTACCCGGGCCATTACGGCGGTGGCGCCGGCGAGAAGCATTTCCTACCGCCATATCCCGCCGGAGGAGCCAGATGA
- the spo0A gene encoding sporulation transcription factor Spo0A: MSRLVRILVADDNREFCELLKDYLSQQPDFELVGVAYNGLEAIQLIEETRPDVVILDIIMPHLDGIGVLEKFASSAATYRPKFIVLTALGQETVTQRAVELGADYYVVKPFNFSVLANRIKQLGDGTATSTPFIAPTKPRNLDVAVTNIIHEIGVPAHIKGYHYLRDAILMVVEEINLLGGITKELYPMIAQKYNTTPSRVERAIRHAIELAWDRGNMEAISKFFGYTVNMAKGKPTNSEFIAMIADKLRLESRVS, from the coding sequence TTGAGCAGACTGGTCCGCATTCTCGTGGCCGACGATAACCGGGAGTTCTGTGAGTTGTTGAAGGACTACCTGAGTCAGCAGCCCGATTTTGAGCTGGTTGGCGTGGCTTATAACGGGCTGGAAGCAATCCAGTTGATTGAAGAAACCCGGCCCGATGTAGTGATCCTCGACATCATTATGCCCCACCTGGACGGGATAGGCGTGCTGGAGAAATTTGCCAGTAGCGCCGCCACCTACCGGCCCAAGTTCATTGTGCTGACGGCGTTAGGGCAGGAGACGGTAACGCAGCGTGCGGTGGAGTTAGGGGCCGACTATTACGTGGTCAAACCCTTTAACTTCAGCGTCTTGGCGAACCGGATCAAGCAGCTTGGCGACGGCACGGCGACCAGCACTCCCTTTATTGCCCCGACGAAACCCCGGAACCTTGACGTAGCGGTTACCAATATCATCCACGAGATCGGCGTCCCGGCACACATTAAAGGCTACCACTACCTGCGGGACGCGATCCTGATGGTTGTGGAAGAGATAAACCTGTTAGGCGGTATCACCAAGGAGCTCTACCCGATGATCGCGCAGAAGTACAACACCACGCCCAGCCGGGTCGAGCGGGCGATCAGACACGCCATCGAACTGGCCTGGGACCGGGGGAATATGGAGGCGATCTCTAAGTTTTTCGGCTATACGGTCAACATGGCCAAGGGCAAACCGACCAACTCGGAGTTTATCGCCATGATCGCCGATAAACTACGGCTGGAGTCAAGGGTGAGTTGA
- a CDS encoding TlyA family RNA methyltransferase has product MMSVRRRLDVALVEKGFFVSREQARQAILAGLVFVNGLCVQKPGRFVSAADRMEVRGEALPYVSRGGLKLAHALRFFGVNLRGLVVIDVGASTGGFTDCALQFGARRVFAVDVGYGQLAWKLRTDPRVTVLERTNIRHLAPEAIDELADFATVDVSFISLEKVLPCVGALLKPEGQGIALVKPQFEAGRGKVGKKGVVRDPATHVAVCAKIIAFIGSLGWEVRGLTYSPLRGPEGNIEFLVYFSKVTGCPWDGKVEEVVTAAWRHFKS; this is encoded by the coding sequence GTGATGTCCGTCCGGCGGCGGTTGGACGTGGCCCTGGTGGAGAAAGGGTTTTTTGTTAGCCGCGAGCAGGCACGTCAGGCTATACTTGCCGGCTTAGTGTTCGTGAACGGCCTCTGCGTGCAGAAGCCGGGCCGTTTCGTTTCCGCCGCGGATAGAATGGAGGTGCGCGGGGAGGCGCTTCCCTACGTCTCCCGCGGGGGGCTGAAACTCGCGCACGCGCTACGTTTTTTTGGGGTTAACCTCCGCGGGCTGGTGGTCATCGACGTGGGGGCATCAACAGGTGGTTTTACCGACTGCGCCCTTCAATTTGGAGCGCGGCGGGTTTTCGCGGTGGATGTCGGTTACGGGCAACTGGCCTGGAAATTGCGAACCGACCCGCGGGTCACCGTTCTCGAGCGGACCAACATCCGCCACCTTGCTCCCGAAGCGATTGACGAGCTTGCGGACTTCGCCACCGTCGATGTCAGTTTTATCTCGCTTGAAAAGGTTCTGCCTTGCGTAGGGGCACTACTAAAGCCGGAGGGGCAGGGCATTGCGCTGGTTAAGCCCCAGTTTGAAGCCGGGCGGGGCAAGGTGGGCAAAAAGGGTGTGGTGCGCGATCCGGCCACGCACGTGGCCGTCTGCGCGAAGATTATCGCCTTTATCGGCTCGCTCGGCTGGGAGGTGCGGGGCCTGACTTACTCGCCGCTACGCGGGCCGGAAGGCAACATCGAGTTTCTTGTCTACTTCAGTAAGGTTACAGGGTGTCCGTGGGACGGCAAGGTGGAAGAGGTGGTGACGGCGGCCTGGCGCCACTTTAAAAGTTAA
- the steA gene encoding putative cytokinetic ring protein SteA produces MVVRGRARVDRRTKNLVRRLQPGEIAVISHGGIDKLAAQGLIESRCRLVLNAEKSLSPDYPNEGPLMLLDAGIPIVDALGPAVMEIPEGAEVEVADGAVFLNGALIARGEPLTRERVLAGMAAAKERLGEVLVRFVDNTLAYARKEVNLIAGAVPVPPLKTRLEGRHALVVVRGFNYKEDLQAIRPYINEVRPVLIGVDGGADALREFGYRPDIVIGDMDSVSDQALREATDVVVHAYPNGEAPGLKKVRELGIPAVTLPLAGTSEDVAMLLAYEKGARLIVAVGTHSNVLDFLEKGRRGMGSTFLVRLKVGAILVDAKGVSQLYRSRVKFRYLAQVVAAALLPFAAVAIISPSIRQLLRLILIQFRVLLGL; encoded by the coding sequence ATGGTCGTCAGAGGCCGAGCACGCGTTGACCGGCGCACGAAGAACCTGGTGCGGCGCCTGCAACCAGGCGAAATTGCGGTAATCAGCCACGGAGGCATCGATAAACTTGCGGCGCAGGGGTTAATCGAAAGTCGCTGCCGGCTGGTGCTCAACGCGGAAAAGTCGCTTTCGCCCGATTACCCGAACGAGGGGCCCTTGATGCTCTTGGATGCCGGTATTCCCATTGTCGATGCCCTTGGTCCGGCGGTGATGGAAATCCCGGAGGGGGCGGAGGTAGAGGTTGCTGACGGGGCGGTATTCCTGAACGGTGCCTTGATCGCTCGCGGTGAGCCGCTGACGCGGGAGAGGGTCCTTGCCGGTATGGCCGCGGCGAAGGAGCGCCTCGGCGAGGTATTAGTCCGGTTTGTGGATAACACCTTGGCCTACGCCCGTAAGGAGGTCAACCTGATCGCCGGGGCGGTGCCCGTGCCGCCGCTCAAGACGCGGCTTGAGGGCAGGCACGCCCTGGTTGTGGTGCGGGGTTTCAACTATAAGGAGGACCTGCAGGCGATCCGTCCCTACATCAACGAGGTGCGGCCGGTTCTGATCGGGGTTGACGGCGGCGCGGACGCCCTGCGGGAGTTCGGCTACCGCCCGGATATCGTGATCGGCGATATGGACAGCGTGAGCGACCAGGCGCTGCGGGAGGCCACGGACGTGGTGGTGCACGCTTACCCGAACGGGGAGGCGCCGGGGCTTAAAAAAGTGCGGGAGTTGGGTATCCCTGCCGTCACCCTGCCGCTTGCCGGAACGAGCGAAGACGTGGCCATGTTACTGGCGTACGAAAAGGGAGCGCGGCTTATCGTTGCCGTCGGTACCCATTCCAACGTTCTCGATTTCCTGGAAAAAGGGCGCCGCGGGATGGGGAGCACCTTTTTGGTGCGGCTCAAGGTGGGCGCAATCCTGGTTGACGCCAAGGGGGTTTCGCAGCTCTACCGGAGCCGGGTCAAGTTCCGTTACCTGGCCCAGGTGGTGGCGGCCGCCCTTTTGCCCTTCGCTGCCGTGGCGATAATCTCCCCTTCGATCCGTCAGCTGCTGAGGCTTATCCTCATCCAGTTCCGGGTCTTGCTCGGGCTTTAA
- the recN gene encoding DNA repair protein RecN — protein sequence MLRSLTIRNVALIDDLTVEFGPGLNVLTGETGAGKSIILEALMLALGKRAAADYIRTGAEKAVIEAVFAVQEVPQCLAESGIELEEGHLFFRRELYRQGKSLCRVNGHAVPLSLCREAAEELVEFLIQGEEQALLTPAKQLAVLDAYAGLGRLAGEVERLYRRWHAAREKAAAAAGAARARAREADTLRYQIAEIDRAAFRPGEIEELLREREWLLNAVRLTELGARARAFLTGEDHAAVESVGEAAAILAEIAKYREEMGYYAQALREAVALIVEAARELERLTDRAEHDPRRLDLVEERLELFRRLSRKYGETVEAILRFRAEAAAALETLVREEETTAGLEAEAERWLSEWQAAAARLQEGREEAARRLERAVEEELARLAMERTSFRITFAPVAQVPNPRGLQEVEFLFSPNPGEPLKPLSRIASGGEAIRTLFALKVLTAAADKVGTLFLDEVDTGISGRALEAVASRLNLLAARRQVLCITHQAVVAARGAVHYVITKEIAAGRAVVRVAPVSGAARVAEIARLVGGSPETAAEHARVLLESDGQVTPETT from the coding sequence ATGCTCCGGAGCTTAACGATCAGAAATGTGGCGCTCATTGATGACTTAACGGTTGAGTTCGGTCCGGGGCTCAATGTTTTAACGGGCGAGACCGGAGCCGGTAAATCAATCATCCTCGAAGCGCTTATGCTGGCGCTGGGTAAGCGCGCTGCCGCCGATTACATCCGGACCGGCGCCGAAAAGGCGGTCATCGAGGCCGTGTTTGCGGTCCAGGAGGTACCGCAGTGCCTGGCCGAGAGTGGGATCGAGCTTGAGGAGGGGCACCTTTTTTTTCGCCGGGAGTTGTACCGCCAGGGAAAGAGCCTCTGCCGGGTCAACGGCCACGCGGTGCCGCTCAGCCTCTGCCGGGAGGCCGCAGAGGAGCTGGTTGAGTTTCTGATCCAGGGGGAGGAACAGGCGCTCCTTACCCCGGCGAAGCAGTTGGCGGTTCTCGATGCTTATGCGGGGTTGGGGCGGCTGGCCGGGGAGGTGGAGCGGCTTTACCGGCGCTGGCACGCGGCGCGGGAGAAAGCGGCTGCGGCGGCGGGCGCGGCGCGGGCGCGGGCGCGAGAGGCCGATACCCTGCGCTACCAGATCGCCGAGATCGACCGGGCGGCTTTTCGCCCCGGGGAGATTGAAGAACTGCTCCGGGAACGGGAATGGCTGCTAAATGCGGTCCGGCTGACCGAGTTAGGTGCCCGGGCGCGGGCCTTCTTGACCGGAGAGGATCATGCGGCCGTAGAAAGCGTGGGTGAGGCGGCGGCCATTTTAGCCGAGATTGCCAAGTACCGGGAGGAAATGGGGTATTATGCGCAGGCGTTGCGGGAGGCGGTGGCGCTCATCGTGGAGGCGGCGCGGGAACTGGAACGCCTAACCGACCGCGCAGAGCACGACCCGCGCCGCCTCGATCTGGTGGAGGAAAGATTAGAACTCTTCCGGCGCCTCAGCCGCAAGTACGGGGAAACGGTTGAGGCGATCCTGCGCTTCCGGGCGGAGGCGGCCGCCGCGCTGGAAACGTTGGTCCGGGAGGAAGAGACGACAGCCGGTCTGGAGGCGGAGGCGGAGCGCTGGCTATCGGAGTGGCAGGCGGCAGCGGCGAGGTTGCAGGAAGGCCGGGAAGAGGCCGCCCGGCGGCTCGAAAGGGCGGTAGAGGAGGAACTTGCCCGTTTAGCCATGGAACGGACGTCGTTCCGGATTACCTTCGCCCCCGTAGCCCAGGTCCCGAACCCGCGCGGGTTGCAAGAGGTCGAATTCCTTTTCAGTCCCAACCCGGGCGAGCCGCTCAAACCTCTATCCCGGATCGCTTCCGGCGGGGAGGCCATCAGGACCCTGTTCGCCTTGAAGGTCCTCACGGCGGCGGCCGATAAAGTGGGAACACTCTTTCTTGACGAGGTTGACACCGGGATCAGCGGCCGGGCGCTGGAAGCGGTCGCTTCCCGGCTTAATTTACTCGCCGCGCGGCGGCAGGTGCTCTGTATTACCCACCAGGCGGTGGTTGCCGCACGGGGCGCCGTTCATTACGTTATCACCAAGGAAATCGCGGCGGGGCGCGCGGTGGTGCGGGTTGCCCCGGTCAGCGGGGCGGCGAGGGTGGCGGAGATCGCCCGTCTGGTAGGGGGTTCGCCTGAAACCGCCGCGGAGCACGCGCGGGTGCTCCTAGAAAGCGACGGGCAAGTTACGCCGGAAACTACATAA